Genomic window (Armatimonadota bacterium):
CCGATCGGCCGAATTAGAAGCGACCGTCGAGTCCAAGAAAGTCAAAGAGCAGGTCGCGGGACGGAGCACGGACGCGGTCATGTCCGTCGTCCAGCTCAAGGGGCGCGGGTTTTCGTCGCGGCTGACGACATGGTTCGTCCCCGGCATCGGCGTCTACCGTCAAGAGCAACGGACGGGCGACAGGCGCACCGTCCGCCTCGATTACTTGAGCGGCCCTTAGAAGGCCATGCCTTCGTAGTCCCGCATCAGACCGACGATCCGACCGATGACGCGGGCGTCTTCCCGGTCGACGATGATCGGGTCATAGGCGGGGTTGCTCGGCATCAGCCGGACTTGGGGCCCGTTGAAGTGGATCCTCTTGACCGTGGCCTCGTCACCCATGAGGACGGCGACAAGGTCGCCATGGTTGGCCGACTGTTGAGGTTTGACGACGACCAGGTCCCGCGGGTTGATGCCTTCGCCCGACATCGAATCGCCTTTGACGCGCAGGAGGAACGCACCCTGAATGTTGCGCACCATGTCGTTCGGGACGGGAACGAGGTGTTCGACGTGTTCGGAGGCCAAGATGGGCGTGCCTGCTGCGATCGTTCCGACGAGCGGGAGCATCATGACCTTGTTGCCGGACTGATAGGCGGGGTGCTTGATCTTGATCGAACGGGGCGTGTTCGACCGTTCGATGTACCCTTTGCGCTCCAAGGCGTCCAAGTGGACGGTGACCCCCCGCAGAGAACCGATCTTGAAGCGCTGGCCGATCTCGCGGATCGACGGAGGGTAACCCTCGGCCTGTACGTACTCCATTACGAACTGAAGGATGTCTTCTTGCCTCTTCGTGAGTCCCTTCGCCATGTGGCGCTCCCTGCTGTCGGTTTCCACCTTTCAGCGAACGGATTATAGCCTATTCCTGTCTACCTGTCAAGTCCTTTCGCCCTTCGAAGTCCAAGCCCCCGTGCCATAATCGGCCCGGCCAGAGGGCCAGAGAGGTTCAAAGCGTTGTCGATCACGAAGATCCGTTCCATGTTCGAAAACAAGGGGTGCCAGGCCGTCCTTTACGTGATCGGAGGCCTGACCGTCATCGGCCTGCTGTACACGGGGACCTGCTCGAGCATGATGCCGTGGGCCCAGCCTCAAGCGCAGAACCAGAACGTCGCCCTCGTCGCCGAACTGGACGGCAAGAAGGTCGGTTCGGACGACGTGCTGAAAGTCGCCGACGTCCTTCGCCGCGACCGACCGACGAACGGCGACCCCCGGCAAGAGTTCCGCTTGACCGTCGACGCCCTCGACCAATCGCTGACCTTGATCGCGATCGACGGCCTGGCGAAGCTTAAAGGCGCTTCCGCAGACG
Coding sequences:
- the lexA gene encoding transcriptional repressor LexA; its protein translation is METDSRERHMAKGLTKRQEDILQFVMEYVQAEGYPPSIREIGQRFKIGSLRGVTVHLDALERKGYIERSNTPRSIKIKHPAYQSGNKVMMLPLVGTIAAGTPILASEHVEHLVPVPNDMVRNIQGAFLLRVKGDSMSGEGINPRDLVVVKPQQSANHGDLVAVLMGDEATVKRIHFNGPQVRLMPSNPAYDPIIVDREDARVIGRIVGLMRDYEGMAF